A genomic window from Candidatus Pelagisphaera phototrophica includes:
- a CDS encoding TolC family protein: MLVRVCTLKVIVVLCGVSVFKTQTHGQSLREAIDAMLVEFPRIRAGQTDVKIGQEEIVTAQSFRRPQLGLSLRGGEERFRNTFSNVALAKMGSVSLEANQLLFDGGSARNRIVEARALNRGTQIDLETTRQALALDLSQNYVDILKYRKLIRFAKESVQIHQKALDKTLIKFSAGAGPQADVELVRARLSMSEATLEARHRQLSYAVNAYQKYTGTAPGELVEPEFPDWALPLSIEEVDLGSNPRIQSARARITANEARYEGAKSEFAPKLNLFVQGDTTDSARSINRTEDASALIVMSYDIFGGGRRKAELRKTRSIIDRSIFDLEDTKIEIQASFLNAWNDLVIAEERLYRLEEYRDAMNSVVSAYQRQFELGKRALINVLDVENELFSAKSSVAEERYNRLQAVYRALAATGSLLETIY; the protein is encoded by the coding sequence GTGCTCGTCAGAGTCTGCACTCTCAAAGTAATCGTGGTACTTTGCGGAGTTTCCGTATTTAAGACTCAGACGCATGGCCAATCGCTGCGAGAGGCGATCGACGCCATGCTGGTGGAATTCCCCCGCATAAGAGCCGGTCAGACTGACGTAAAAATTGGCCAGGAAGAGATCGTAACTGCCCAAAGCTTCAGACGACCACAGCTCGGCCTAAGTCTCAGAGGTGGCGAAGAGAGATTTCGTAATACTTTCTCCAACGTCGCGCTGGCAAAAATGGGATCGGTTTCGCTAGAAGCCAATCAGTTACTATTTGACGGTGGTTCTGCGAGAAATCGAATAGTAGAAGCCCGAGCCTTGAATCGAGGAACCCAAATCGACCTGGAAACCACGAGACAAGCTTTGGCTTTAGATCTAAGTCAGAACTACGTCGATATACTGAAATATCGGAAATTAATTCGATTCGCCAAGGAGAGTGTGCAAATTCATCAAAAAGCGCTGGATAAAACACTCATTAAGTTCAGCGCGGGCGCAGGTCCTCAAGCCGATGTTGAACTCGTGAGAGCAAGGCTCTCAATGTCAGAGGCAACGTTAGAAGCGAGGCATCGGCAATTGTCTTATGCAGTAAATGCCTACCAAAAATATACCGGAACGGCTCCGGGAGAGCTCGTCGAGCCTGAATTTCCAGACTGGGCGCTTCCGCTTTCGATCGAAGAAGTCGACTTAGGCAGTAATCCTAGAATTCAGAGTGCTCGAGCTAGAATAACGGCCAATGAAGCACGGTACGAAGGGGCAAAAAGCGAGTTCGCTCCAAAACTCAATCTATTCGTTCAGGGCGACACAACCGACAGCGCAAGGAGCATCAACAGAACTGAAGATGCTTCCGCCTTGATTGTGATGTCATACGACATCTTCGGAGGAGGAAGAAGAAAAGCTGAATTACGAAAAACGCGTTCCATAATCGATCGATCGATCTTTGACTTGGAAGATACAAAGATTGAAATACAGGCGAGTTTTCTCAACGCTTGGAATGATCTGGTCATCGCTGAAGAAAGGCTTTACCGCCTTGAGGAGTATCGGGATGCTATGAATTCTGTCGTATCCGCATACCAAAGACAATTCGAGCTTGGGAAACGGGCCTTAATCAACGTCTTGGATGTCGAGAACGAATTGTTCTCCGCGAAATCCTCTGTCGCGGAGGAACGCTACAACCGTCTTCAAGCTGTCTATCGAGCCCTCGCTGCGACAGGATCGCTGTTAGAAACCATCTACTAG
- the typA gene encoding translational GTPase TypA, translating into MKQNQDIRNIAIIAHVDHGKTTLVDCLMQEGGIYRENQKAEERAMDSMDLEREKGITIKAKNTSVHWEGKTINIVDTPGHADFGGEVERVMKMVDGVLLLVDAKDGPQAQTRFVLRKALAHGLKPIVVVNKIDREFADPERVHDLVLELFLELDADEDQFNAPFLYGSAKNGFMVKNLENKQEDMTPLFETVLSEIPAPEANPEGEFRMLVSNIDWDNYVGRVAIGKVISGTVSISDKIFRVKKDGVRERTKVTKVFEYSGLGSSESAKGEAGNIVGIAGFDEVDIGETLCFTQEQEPLPSVDIDPPTIQMQFCVNDGPLAGRDGKLVTSRQIRERLFREMKTNVSIQVEDTDKSGVFNVSARGAMQIAVLVETMRREGFELLVSRPTVITKEIDGKTMEPFETLWIELPEDCMGGIMENLSNRRGKMTNMETRNGTIFLEAEIPTRGIIGLEIDLVNATSGHGIMSHLFKEYRPMAGDITTRLTGTLVSMDHGKTTAYSLAALEDRGKLFVGAGTEVYEGMIVGENPRANDIPVNPTKAKQLTNFRSQGDGKGIQLSPPIEFSLERSIEYIAPDEFVEATPSFLRLRKRILNATLRKRAARV; encoded by the coding sequence ATGAAACAGAACCAAGACATTCGCAACATCGCGATCATCGCTCACGTCGACCATGGCAAGACGACTTTAGTCGATTGCCTGATGCAGGAGGGCGGCATTTACCGCGAGAATCAGAAAGCGGAGGAAAGGGCGATGGACTCGATGGACCTAGAGCGGGAGAAAGGGATCACGATTAAAGCCAAAAATACTTCCGTCCACTGGGAAGGAAAGACCATTAATATCGTCGACACTCCCGGACACGCCGATTTCGGCGGAGAAGTTGAGCGGGTTATGAAAATGGTGGATGGCGTACTGCTTTTAGTAGACGCCAAAGACGGACCTCAGGCCCAGACTCGATTTGTGCTTCGCAAAGCCTTGGCTCACGGACTCAAGCCAATTGTCGTCGTAAACAAAATCGATCGGGAATTCGCGGATCCTGAGCGCGTTCACGACCTGGTGCTGGAGCTCTTTCTCGAGCTTGACGCAGACGAAGACCAATTCAACGCCCCCTTTCTCTACGGCTCTGCCAAAAACGGCTTCATGGTCAAGAATCTTGAAAATAAACAAGAAGACATGACCCCGCTTTTTGAAACGGTTCTTTCAGAAATCCCAGCCCCAGAGGCTAACCCCGAGGGGGAATTCCGGATGCTAGTCAGCAATATAGACTGGGATAACTACGTCGGGCGTGTCGCAATTGGCAAAGTCATCAGCGGCACGGTATCGATAAGCGACAAGATTTTCCGTGTCAAAAAAGACGGGGTGAGGGAACGAACCAAAGTAACAAAGGTCTTTGAATACTCTGGCCTGGGATCAAGCGAATCCGCAAAGGGAGAAGCGGGCAACATTGTTGGCATCGCAGGATTCGACGAAGTAGACATCGGAGAAACACTCTGCTTCACCCAAGAGCAGGAGCCTTTGCCCTCGGTGGACATCGATCCGCCGACGATTCAAATGCAGTTCTGCGTCAATGACGGGCCGCTCGCAGGACGCGATGGCAAACTGGTGACATCGAGACAGATTCGGGAGCGACTTTTTCGCGAGATGAAAACGAACGTCTCCATCCAAGTTGAAGACACAGACAAAAGTGGTGTATTCAATGTTTCAGCACGCGGTGCGATGCAGATTGCGGTATTGGTGGAAACAATGCGCAGAGAAGGATTCGAACTTCTAGTCTCACGCCCCACTGTAATTACCAAAGAGATCGATGGGAAGACAATGGAACCCTTTGAGACGCTGTGGATCGAGCTGCCAGAAGATTGCATGGGAGGCATTATGGAAAATCTGTCCAACCGACGGGGTAAGATGACCAACATGGAGACCCGCAACGGAACGATTTTTCTGGAAGCGGAAATCCCGACTCGGGGAATCATCGGTTTGGAAATCGATCTGGTAAACGCGACAAGCGGCCACGGTATAATGTCGCACCTATTCAAGGAGTACCGTCCAATGGCCGGTGACATTACCACGCGTTTGACCGGTACGCTCGTCTCAATGGACCACGGAAAAACAACCGCCTATTCGCTCGCAGCCCTCGAGGACCGAGGCAAGCTTTTCGTCGGTGCCGGAACCGAGGTATACGAAGGGATGATCGTTGGAGAGAATCCACGCGCTAACGATATTCCAGTTAATCCGACTAAAGCGAAGCAACTGACAAATTTCAGAAGCCAAGGAGATGGCAAAGGTATCCAACTTTCCCCACCTATTGAGTTCTCACTTGAGCGTTCAATTGAGTATATCGCTCCTGACGAATTCGTTGAGGCGACTCCATCTTTTCTTCGGCTTCGCAAGAGAATCCTAAATGCCACCCTGCGCAAGCGAGCGGCTCGGGTTTAA
- a CDS encoding 3'(2'),5'-bisphosphate nucleotidase, with protein sequence MMELQNELTIAKEAVRQASVLCTSVQSSLGSVAQLDKADKSPVTVADYGAQALVLNILAKAFPEDPAVGEEDTGELRDPEKAPLLSSIIEEVQKVDHSIDRNGILDSIDRGGHPGGPSGRFWTIDPIDGTKGFLRGEQYAVALALIVDGEVVLGVLGCPNLTVDSDASNPQVGTILYAVKGQGAYRAPLSDLSRAFKITCDQINDPALAVFCESVESGHTAHGWSAKITELLGSKSKPFRMDSQCKYAAVSRGQASIYLRLPTRPGYEEKIWDHAAGYIILMEAGGKISDTLGQPLDFSTGRTLRNNKGIVATSSAVFNSVLRATIESA encoded by the coding sequence ATGATGGAGCTACAAAACGAACTCACGATCGCCAAAGAAGCAGTGCGACAAGCAAGCGTGCTGTGCACTTCCGTTCAATCGAGCCTTGGTTCAGTAGCGCAATTGGACAAGGCGGACAAGTCCCCAGTTACAGTCGCCGACTACGGAGCCCAGGCTTTGGTTCTAAACATTCTGGCGAAAGCTTTCCCAGAAGATCCGGCGGTTGGCGAAGAGGATACGGGCGAGTTGAGGGACCCTGAGAAGGCTCCCCTTCTCTCATCGATCATCGAGGAAGTACAAAAAGTAGACCATTCAATCGACAGGAATGGAATACTCGACTCCATTGATCGAGGAGGACATCCCGGAGGCCCCTCAGGCCGATTTTGGACAATTGATCCCATTGACGGGACGAAAGGCTTTCTTAGGGGTGAGCAGTACGCCGTCGCACTAGCCCTCATCGTCGATGGCGAAGTAGTACTTGGCGTTCTCGGCTGCCCGAACCTAACCGTAGATTCAGACGCTTCAAATCCACAAGTTGGCACGATACTTTACGCGGTAAAAGGCCAAGGTGCCTACCGAGCCCCTCTCTCGGACCTTTCAAGAGCTTTCAAGATCACATGCGACCAGATCAATGATCCCGCCCTCGCGGTCTTCTGCGAATCGGTTGAATCCGGTCACACCGCTCACGGGTGGTCGGCAAAGATCACCGAACTCTTGGGGTCTAAATCAAAACCCTTTCGAATGGACAGCCAATGCAAGTACGCTGCCGTTTCCCGAGGACAGGCATCCATTTACCTCCGTCTGCCGACCAGACCCGGCTACGAGGAGAAAATTTGGGATCACGCCGCGGGCTACATTATATTAATGGAAGCGGGCGGCAAGATTTCCGATACCCTTGGACAGCCATTAGACTTTTCTACAGGTCGCACGCTAAGAAACAACAAGGGAATCGTCGCTACTTCATCAGCAGTTTTTAACTCAGTATTACGGGCAACCATTGAATCCGCCTAA
- a CDS encoding PAS domain-containing response regulator produces the protein MEPAEPTPLFPLESDLRVLIVEDSKIEAKLTANLLKKNGYNVVHKRVETEEEMVKAIEEHKWDIVISDFQMPDFDGSGALEVFQRYDLDIPFILVSGKIGEETAVDLVKAGAHDYIMKGNTARLVPAIQNQLQDAANRRENQRLEQRIKESEAQYRGFFENARIGIFRCSDHGILLDANLKIAEDFGYDSPGEFIKSMEAIKPEVLDQETNKARSSHLLELANDDTQVEAIFHRKDGSILEAKVNVWAIQQDSDKPVYLEGVVEDITEQKATERKLREMEQLHETLIDFTSNL, from the coding sequence ATGGAACCCGCTGAACCAACTCCGCTCTTTCCCTTGGAATCAGACCTTCGAGTCCTCATAGTCGAAGACTCAAAGATCGAGGCAAAACTCACCGCTAACCTTCTCAAAAAGAATGGCTACAACGTCGTCCACAAACGAGTTGAAACCGAAGAGGAAATGGTCAAGGCCATCGAAGAGCATAAATGGGATATAGTGATCTCCGATTTCCAGATGCCTGACTTTGACGGTAGCGGTGCCTTAGAAGTATTCCAGCGGTACGATCTCGATATTCCCTTCATTCTCGTCTCAGGCAAAATCGGTGAAGAGACAGCGGTCGATCTCGTGAAAGCGGGTGCCCATGACTATATCATGAAAGGCAATACCGCTCGACTGGTTCCGGCCATTCAAAATCAGCTGCAAGATGCAGCGAACCGTCGTGAGAACCAAAGATTAGAACAGCGCATCAAAGAAAGCGAAGCTCAGTATCGTGGCTTTTTCGAGAATGCACGCATTGGTATTTTCCGCTGTTCTGATCACGGCATTCTGCTCGATGCCAACTTAAAAATCGCGGAGGATTTCGGATACGATTCACCTGGCGAATTCATAAAATCCATGGAAGCCATAAAGCCTGAGGTTCTGGATCAGGAAACCAATAAAGCGAGATCCTCACACCTTTTGGAACTAGCCAATGACGATACCCAGGTCGAGGCCATCTTTCACCGCAAGGACGGCTCAATTCTCGAAGCTAAAGTAAACGTTTGGGCAATTCAGCAAGACTCTGACAAACCTGTGTACCTGGAAGGAGTTGTTGAAGACATAACTGAACAGAAAGCCACGGAACGAAAGCTACGTGAAATGGAGCAACTCCACGAGACGTTGATCGACTTTACCAGTAATTTGTAA
- a CDS encoding type I secretion system permease/ATPase, with protein sequence MHTTEINRLANQTRSPANQIAETVDDSLREDAFALEASRVDDPLLECLVTLGKIHHKPLSKEALISGLPLVDNQLTPKLFLRSASNAGFSARIVNRSFKAIPSLTLPAVLILKENRAMILVSKNQDGECRVILPETGSGESTIQATDIEREYAGVAIFVKPEFDFDTHADSSTETIDAKNWFWGTLWKYRKIYANVLLAAVFINVFAIAGSLFVMNVYDRVIPNNAIDTLWVLASGVCIVYVFDFLMKSLRGMLIDKAGKNADILMSTFIFQRIMGIKMQSKPNSAGSFANQVKGYESLREFFTSASLTTIIDLPFVCLFLIFMGYIAGWIAFIPCVAILLILGLGCLMHIPLKRAAVKSHGAGAQKHAILVEAINGFEAIRGLSAAGSFQKRMEDCLGKTARSEVISRRYSSIASNFTIFITQMVSVVIIVVSVFQIQAGDMSMGALIGCMILTGRAMAPIGQVAALLSRLQGSIVSLSGLNDLIKLPQEREEGRDYVRKPDFEPRIEFSNVTFSYNPESAPAIINASFSIKPGERVAILGRVGSGKSTLLRLILGFYPSSGGMITINDTDIRQIDPADLRRRLGYIGQDNLLFQGTLKSNIIIGAPWMDEAAVLEAAKLSGVERFASRHPLGYDLQVGERGELLSGGQRQAVNIARALLAKPSLLVMDEPTCAMDANAERDFISNMEKYSKDGNRTLILSTHKPSMLKLADRIIVMDQGKVAADGPKADVLRQLSGGAGKN encoded by the coding sequence ATGCATACGACGGAAATTAATCGCTTAGCGAATCAGACTCGATCACCCGCCAATCAAATCGCCGAGACAGTCGATGATTCACTGAGAGAGGATGCTTTCGCACTCGAGGCTTCAAGGGTCGACGATCCACTTTTAGAATGCCTTGTAACACTTGGAAAGATCCACCACAAACCACTTTCAAAGGAAGCCCTTATTTCGGGTTTGCCGCTAGTGGACAATCAATTAACTCCGAAGCTTTTTCTCCGGTCTGCATCTAACGCCGGATTCTCTGCCCGTATCGTAAATCGTTCATTCAAGGCAATTCCTTCTCTCACTCTCCCAGCCGTTCTCATTCTGAAAGAGAATCGTGCAATGATTCTCGTTTCCAAGAATCAAGACGGAGAATGCAGGGTCATTCTGCCTGAAACAGGAAGTGGCGAATCGACCATCCAAGCGACAGACATCGAAAGGGAGTACGCGGGTGTCGCCATTTTTGTTAAGCCAGAGTTCGACTTCGACACCCATGCAGATTCCAGCACTGAAACAATAGACGCTAAGAACTGGTTTTGGGGCACTCTTTGGAAATATCGGAAAATCTATGCGAACGTACTGCTCGCTGCGGTTTTCATAAATGTATTCGCGATTGCAGGATCATTGTTCGTGATGAATGTCTACGATCGTGTGATACCCAACAATGCAATCGACACTCTCTGGGTTCTAGCAAGCGGAGTGTGCATTGTATACGTCTTTGATTTTCTCATGAAGTCACTTCGAGGGATGCTAATCGACAAGGCGGGTAAAAACGCCGATATATTGATGTCAACCTTCATTTTCCAACGTATCATGGGCATCAAGATGCAGAGTAAACCCAATTCTGCCGGCAGTTTCGCCAATCAGGTAAAGGGATACGAAAGTTTAAGGGAATTCTTCACCTCAGCCTCTCTGACCACGATAATCGACTTACCATTCGTGTGTTTGTTCTTGATATTCATGGGATACATTGCCGGTTGGATTGCATTTATACCCTGCGTAGCCATTCTTCTTATACTGGGACTAGGATGTTTAATGCATATCCCTCTAAAACGAGCTGCCGTAAAATCCCATGGTGCAGGGGCTCAAAAGCACGCGATCCTAGTTGAAGCTATCAACGGATTCGAAGCCATTAGAGGCCTTTCCGCTGCCGGCAGCTTTCAGAAACGAATGGAGGACTGCCTTGGCAAGACGGCTCGGAGCGAAGTCATTTCCCGTCGTTATTCCTCGATCGCTTCCAATTTTACAATCTTTATCACCCAAATGGTTTCAGTTGTGATCATAGTTGTGTCAGTATTTCAGATACAGGCAGGCGACATGAGCATGGGTGCGCTTATCGGCTGTATGATCCTCACAGGGCGGGCTATGGCACCTATCGGACAAGTAGCGGCTCTTCTTTCAAGGCTGCAAGGCTCGATAGTCTCACTAAGTGGATTGAACGATCTCATTAAATTACCCCAGGAACGAGAAGAGGGCCGTGATTATGTAAGAAAACCTGATTTCGAACCACGAATCGAATTTAGCAACGTGACCTTCTCCTACAATCCGGAAAGCGCTCCTGCGATCATCAATGCTTCCTTTAGCATTAAGCCAGGAGAACGCGTAGCGATTCTAGGAAGAGTTGGATCCGGAAAAAGTACCCTACTGCGCCTCATCCTTGGATTCTATCCCTCCTCAGGCGGAATGATCACGATCAACGATACCGACATTCGGCAAATTGATCCTGCGGATCTTAGACGTAGGCTCGGGTATATTGGGCAAGATAATCTTTTATTCCAAGGGACCCTTAAGAGCAATATCATCATCGGGGCTCCGTGGATGGATGAAGCTGCAGTACTCGAGGCAGCCAAACTCTCTGGAGTCGAACGCTTCGCCTCCAGACATCCTCTAGGCTACGACCTACAAGTAGGCGAACGTGGAGAACTCCTTTCAGGAGGACAAAGGCAAGCCGTAAATATCGCTCGCGCCCTCCTGGCAAAACCTAGCCTGCTGGTGATGGACGAACCAACTTGCGCTATGGATGCAAACGCAGAGCGAGACTTTATTTCGAATATGGAAAAATACTCGAAAGATGGAAACCGCACCTTAATTCTATCTACACACAAACCCTCAATGCTGAAACTGGCTGATCGAATTATCGTTATGGATCAAGGCAAGGTAGCTGCTGACGGGCCAAAAGCAGATGTGCTGCGCCAACTTTCCGGAGGAGCGGGCAAAAACTGA
- a CDS encoding HlyD family efflux transporter periplasmic adaptor subunit — MSNNKDPKDGVNAPEGKVQQSDLDFIADCKAAFLEEKMPYANVLLLTVVGIVSAFLLWAYHSRVSEVTRGQGKVIPSESTQIVQSLEGGILSDLFVSESCFVEKGQVLAKLDDTAILSSYREGLIERDNLVAKIARLDAESQELDDVRFPKYLEGSNADLVTSETLLFQTRRDQINTNQERLQKSLDLKSRELSITKPLAKSGVVSQVELLRLETMVNDLEGQLEREKSEYLNEVVSLNNEYKTKLSQIEQSVLAFEDRVSRTDIKAPLSGIVNKIHVKTLGGVLLPGAPIMEIVPIEDSLLVEAKISPSDIAFVKLEQEATVKLTAYDYSIYGGFEGEVARISADTFLNEEDGQSYYQILIRTGERSLKTTTERFEILPGMVAQVDIRTGKKSVLDYLLKPLVRAKMNAFTER, encoded by the coding sequence ATGAGTAACAATAAGGATCCAAAAGACGGGGTAAACGCGCCGGAAGGCAAAGTTCAGCAAAGCGATCTTGACTTTATCGCTGATTGCAAGGCGGCGTTTCTTGAAGAGAAGATGCCTTATGCTAACGTCCTTCTACTAACCGTAGTTGGTATTGTATCCGCTTTTCTACTATGGGCATACCATTCCAGAGTAAGTGAAGTGACACGAGGGCAAGGAAAAGTCATTCCTTCCGAAAGCACCCAGATTGTCCAAAGTCTGGAAGGTGGCATTCTCTCCGACCTTTTCGTCTCAGAAAGCTGCTTTGTGGAAAAAGGCCAAGTTCTCGCAAAACTCGACGATACAGCGATTCTTTCATCCTACAGGGAAGGTCTAATCGAAAGAGATAACCTAGTCGCGAAAATCGCCAGGCTAGACGCGGAATCGCAAGAACTTGATGATGTACGCTTCCCCAAATACCTCGAAGGGTCGAATGCAGATCTGGTCACATCAGAAACCCTATTATTTCAAACACGAAGGGATCAGATTAACACGAATCAAGAGCGACTTCAAAAGAGCCTCGATCTAAAAAGCCGGGAGCTTTCCATAACCAAGCCCCTAGCCAAGTCGGGAGTCGTATCCCAAGTCGAGCTCTTGAGGCTGGAAACAATGGTTAACGATCTAGAGGGTCAATTAGAGCGAGAGAAATCTGAATACCTTAATGAAGTTGTTTCTCTAAACAACGAGTACAAAACGAAACTGAGCCAAATCGAGCAATCGGTTCTAGCCTTTGAAGATCGAGTTTCCAGAACAGATATAAAAGCTCCACTCTCCGGAATCGTTAACAAAATCCATGTCAAAACGCTGGGTGGCGTACTGCTGCCGGGAGCCCCAATCATGGAGATTGTCCCCATTGAAGACAGCCTGCTTGTTGAAGCTAAAATCAGCCCATCAGATATCGCTTTTGTGAAGCTTGAACAGGAAGCTACTGTTAAACTCACGGCTTACGACTATTCAATTTACGGGGGTTTCGAGGGCGAGGTAGCTAGAATAAGTGCAGATACTTTCCTGAATGAAGAGGATGGACAGAGTTACTACCAAATACTCATTAGGACTGGGGAACGCTCTTTGAAGACGACTACCGAAAGGTTTGAAATCCTTCCGGGAATGGTCGCTCAGGTTGATATCAGAACCGGTAAAAAGAGTGTTTTAGACTATCTATTGAAACCTCTGGTGCGGGCGAAAATGAACGCCTTTACAGAACGCTAG
- a CDS encoding MotA/TolQ/ExbB proton channel family protein, which translates to MKNKGFLSRDFLIQTVGLIVSVIVVLLVYKFYIWPVSEDIEITNSIQKSQNLDGAFIPERSFTVILKNNEQLACLILMMWASIIMVFKFTKLFGEQSMADRHFLKISRGERIMPEDALAHFKEVESQVRRTPRLRGKILPDVILAALHRFDATRSIQDAAHAVSERCEMAYEQLESDLSLIRYIAWAIPSVGFIGTVRGISEALGQADMAIQGDISGVTSSLGLAFNSTFIALLLSIALMLMVHLLQSKQETLIIDMEDLATKRVITLMKTPAAEGSQISYT; encoded by the coding sequence ATGAAGAATAAAGGGTTTTTATCGCGAGATTTTCTAATTCAAACGGTGGGGCTAATTGTCTCAGTGATAGTTGTATTGCTCGTCTACAAGTTCTACATTTGGCCGGTATCGGAGGATATTGAGATTACCAATAGCATCCAGAAAAGTCAGAATTTGGATGGGGCTTTCATTCCGGAACGTTCGTTTACTGTCATTTTAAAGAACAACGAGCAACTGGCGTGCCTCATTCTCATGATGTGGGCATCGATCATTATGGTGTTCAAGTTCACAAAACTGTTTGGGGAACAATCGATGGCAGACCGCCATTTCTTGAAGATTTCCAGGGGTGAGCGAATCATGCCGGAGGATGCTTTGGCTCACTTTAAAGAAGTCGAAAGCCAAGTGAGGCGTACGCCTCGACTAAGAGGCAAAATCCTGCCTGACGTAATCCTCGCAGCTCTTCACCGATTTGATGCGACCCGTTCGATTCAAGATGCGGCCCACGCAGTAAGTGAGCGATGTGAAATGGCTTACGAACAACTGGAGTCTGATCTGTCCTTGATCCGCTACATTGCTTGGGCGATCCCGTCGGTTGGCTTTATTGGTACCGTTCGCGGTATTAGTGAAGCATTGGGGCAGGCAGACATGGCGATCCAAGGAGATATCAGCGGTGTTACCTCGAGTTTGGGCCTAGCTTTCAATTCTACGTTCATTGCGTTGCTCTTGAGTATCGCTTTGATGTTGATGGTCCACCTGCTCCAGTCGAAGCAAGAAACGCTAATTATAGACATGGAGGACTTGGCGACGAAAAGGGTGATAACGCTAATGAAAACTCCGGCTGCTGAGGGAAGCCAAATCAGCTATACCTAA